A genomic window from Salvia miltiorrhiza cultivar Shanhuang (shh) chromosome 5, IMPLAD_Smil_shh, whole genome shotgun sequence includes:
- the LOC130986082 gene encoding putative 4-hydroxy-4-methyl-2-oxoglutarate aldolase 3, which translates to MGSLATAEACDTNAALLAIGDIRVLPPVFKIYGQGRAFSGPIVTLKVFEDNVLVRELLETKGEGRVLVIDGGGSMRCALVGGNLGQLAQNMGWTGIVVNGCIRDVDEINGCDVGVRALASHPQKSYKKGIGEKHVPINIAGTIIHDGEWLYADSDGILISKGELSI; encoded by the coding sequence ATGGGTTCGTTAGCAACTGCCGAGGCTTGTGACACGAATGCAGCACTCCTAGCAATTGGTGATATCCGAGTCCTTCCACCTGTTTTCAAGATCTATGGGCAAGGCCGTGCATTCTCTGGTCCAATTGTAACTCTGAAGGTGTTCGAAGACAATGTATTGGTGAGGGAGCTTCTTGAAACGAAAGGGGAAGGCAGAGTTCTAGTGATAGATGGGGGAGGAAGCATGAGATGTGCGTTAGTAGGAGGAAATCTGGGGCAGTTGGCTCAAAATATGGGTTGGACTGGGATTGTTGTAAATGGCTGTATACGAGACGTAGATGAGATCAACGGCTGTGATGTTGGGGTAAGGGCATTGGCATCACATCCCCAGAAATCATACAAAAAGGGCATCGGCGAGAAGCATGTGCCGATTAATATTGCAGGAACCATAATTCACGACGGGGAGTGGTTGTATGCAGATAGTGATGGCATCCTCATTTCCAAAGGGGAACTCTCTATCTAG